Proteins encoded together in one Fibrobacter sp. UWR2 window:
- a CDS encoding GSCFA domain-containing protein translates to MELFTRVDTSAADFRIDYTSRIAFFGSCFADNISAQFSARKFNVLANPFGTVYNPVSIAGQIRAIADGKVFGEGDVFQDARTEQDARGPWHSWDAHSSLSAATREECISKLNAAADSARTFLQQADTAFITLGTSFVYFLKDGRVVANCHRQNPALFERRMITVEEAARALREIERDLQKIRTDIRIVFTVSPLRHMADGAHNNTLSKATLQLAVNEIVKRGFGTAVIPATYFPSYEIVMDELRDYRFYDSDMVHLSKTAEEYIFERMVDTYCNEKTRGNIARVEKFMKMAGHRIVDMGSPAAENFLQKIHSEASVLESQIPGLDLKLP, encoded by the coding sequence ATGGAACTTTTCACCAGGGTAGACACCTCCGCGGCCGACTTCAGGATCGACTACACGAGCCGCATCGCATTTTTCGGGTCGTGTTTTGCAGACAACATATCGGCGCAGTTTAGCGCGCGCAAGTTCAATGTTCTCGCGAACCCGTTCGGGACGGTGTACAACCCGGTATCTATCGCAGGGCAAATCAGGGCGATTGCCGACGGGAAAGTTTTCGGGGAGGGAGACGTCTTTCAGGATGCGCGAACGGAACAAGATGCCCGCGGGCCCTGGCACAGCTGGGATGCGCACAGTTCGCTCTCGGCCGCAACGCGCGAGGAATGTATCTCGAAACTGAACGCTGCCGCAGATAGCGCGAGAACTTTTTTGCAGCAGGCCGACACCGCATTCATTACGCTCGGGACATCGTTCGTGTACTTCCTCAAGGATGGCCGCGTAGTCGCAAACTGCCACCGGCAAAATCCCGCACTTTTTGAACGCAGGATGATTACGGTCGAGGAAGCGGCACGGGCGCTTCGGGAGATCGAGCGCGATCTGCAAAAAATCCGCACCGACATCCGCATCGTGTTTACCGTATCGCCGCTTAGGCACATGGCCGACGGGGCGCACAACAACACGCTATCCAAGGCGACTCTGCAACTCGCCGTGAACGAAATCGTAAAACGCGGGTTTGGGACCGCCGTAATTCCGGCAACATACTTCCCGAGTTACGAAATCGTGATGGACGAACTGCGCGACTACCGCTTCTACGATAGCGACATGGTTCACCTGTCCAAGACCGCAGAGGAATACATCTTCGAGCGCATGGTCGATACCTACTGCAACGAAAAGACCCGCGGAAACATCGCGCGCGTTGAAAAGTTTATGAAGATGGCAGGCCACCGGATTGTGGATATGGGCTCCCCTGCAGCAGAAAATTTTTTGCAGAAGATCCACAGCGAGGCAAGTGTCCTGGAATCACAAATTCCCGGACTGGACCTTAAACTGCCGTAG